From the genome of Thermoanaerobaculia bacterium:
CTTCGACGCCATCCGCATGGACGCCCATTCGCTGCCGGTCGTGGACGAAGCGAAGTGCACCGCTTGCGGCGACTGCGTCGAGGCCTGCCCGAAGGATCTCTTTTCGATCCACCCGGTAAGTCACCGCCTCTGGGTGGCCTGTCGATCGCTCGAGGCCGGCGACGAGTTGCTGGCGGACTGCGAAGTCGCCTGCACCGCCTGCGGCCGCTGCGCCATGGACGCCCCGGGCCTCGTCACGATGACGAACAATCTGCCGGTCGTCGACTACACCCGGAGCCACGCTACCCAGGTACCGATCCAGCGTTGCCCGACCGGAGCGATCGTCTGGCTCGACCCGAAATCCGGCCCGGTGAAGGGCGCCGACGCGCGCAAGGTCCTTCGCCGGGGCGCGCTGCGCGATCTCCCGACCTGAGAATGCCGATGACCTCACGAACCGCCAGTTTCCGATTTCCGCTCGATATGACCGCACCCGATGGGAGGACCCGATGTCGGTGATGAAGATGGCCCAGGCAACGATCGAAAAGCTGACCGAGCGCTTCACCGAGAAGCGCGGCGATTTCAAATACCCCGGGACGCGCGCTGCGATGGACGGCAACACCGCGGTCATCGAGTGCGAGCGCGAGTCGAGCGACGCCGCCGGCGCCTACCCGATCACGCCCTCGACCCAGATGGGCGAATACTGGGCGGAAGCCGCAGCCTCCGGACACATCAACATCTCCGGCCGGCCGTTGATCTTCGTCGAGCCCGAGGGCGAGCACGCCGCCGCCGCGGTCACCGCGGGCCTTTCGATGACCGGCCTGCGCGCCGCGAACTTCTCCTCCGGGCAGGGCATCGCCTACATGCACGAGTCTCTCTACGCGGCGGTCGGAAAGCGCCTGACCTACGTGCTCAACGTCGGCGCGCGGGCGATGACCAAGTCGACCCTCAACGTTCACGCCGGGCACGATGACTACCACTGCGTCGACGACGCCGGCTTCTTCCAGCTGTTCGCCAAGAACGTGCAGTCGGCGGCCGATCTCAACATCATCTCCCACCGTATCGCCGAACTGGCCCTGAACCCGGGCATCATCGCGCAGGACGGCTTCCTGACCACCCATCTGATCGAGTCGTTCAAGGTTCCCGAGCGCGAGCTGATCGCCGAATATCTCGGGCTTCCCGAGGACATCATCGAGACGCCGACGCCGGCGCAGCGCATCCTCTACGGCGACACCCGGCGGCGCATTCCGCTGCTCTGGGACGTCGACAACCCGGTGATGGCGGGCCTGGTGCAGAACCAGGATTCCTACATGCAGAGCGTCGCCTCGCAGCGGCCCTACTTCTTCGACCATGTGCAGGGGCTCACCGACCGGGCCTTCGAAGAGTTCTACAAGCTGACCGGCCGGCGCTACGAGCGCGTCATGGGGTACCGCACCGAGGACGCCGACTATCTGATCCTCGGACAGGGGAGCGTCGTGCCCTCCGCCGAGGCGGTCGCCGACTACCTGCGCGAGACGCGCGGCATCAAGGTGGGTGTCGTCGACCTCGTGATGTTCCGCCCGTTCCCGTCCGACCTCCTCGGCAGGGTCCTGAAGGGCCGCAAGGGCGTCGCGGTGCTCGAGCGGCTCGACCAGCCGCTGGCGGTCGACCTGCCGCTGATGCGCGAGATCCGCGCCGTGGTGGCCCGCTGCCTCGAGAACGGCCGCGACCCGAAGCGTCTGGCGCACCCCGAGCTCGAGGTCTATCGCGAGCTCGCCGACGCCCCGGCGCTCTATTCGGGCTCGTTCGGCATGGGCAGCCGCGACCTGCAGCCCGAGGGGCTGGTGGCCGCGGTCGAGAACATGATGCCGGCCGGCAAGCAGAAGAAGATGTTCTACCTGTCGATCGACTTCCTGCGCGACAAACCGATCTCCCCCAAGCAGGAGGCCTATCAGCAGACCATCGAAGAGGCCTACCCGAACGTCCGCGAGCTCGCCATCCGCGGCTCCGAGAACCCGAACCTGATGCCCAAGGGGAGCATCTCCGTCCGCTTCCACTCGGTGGGCGGCTGGGGCGCCATCACCACCGGCAAGAACCTGGCGATGACGCTGTTCGATCTGCTCGGCTACCACATCAAGGCGAATCCCAAGTACGGCTCGGAGAAGAAGGGGCAGCCGACCACCTACTACCTGTCAGTGGCGCCGGAGCCGATTCGCATCAACTGCGAGTACTTCTTCGTCGACGTCGTGATGTCCCCCGACCCGAACGTCTTCCACCACACCAACGCCCTGGCCGGCCTCAAGGAGGGCGGCGTCTTCATCCTGCAGACCGAGCAGACCGCGCCGGAGAAGGTCTGGCAGGAGATCCCGCCGCTCTTCCAGCAGAAGATCCTCGACCAGAAGATCAAGGTCTTCTACCTCGACGCCTTCAAGATCGCCCGCGAGGAGGCGAGCGACACCGAGCTCCAGCTGCGCATGCAGGGCATCGCCTTCCAGGGCGCCTTTTTCGCCGCCTCGCCGCTCAAGGAGCAGGCCGGCCTCGACGACGCCACGCTCCTCAAGGCGATCCGCGACCAGCTGCAGCACAAGTTCGGCGCCAAAGGGGCACGCGTCGTCGAGGACAACATGCGCGTCGTCCAGCGCGGCTTCGACGAGGTCCGCCCGATGCCGCACTTCGCGGTCTCCGTTCCGGTCGCCGGCGATCGCGTCGCCGGCAGCGAGCCGAAGATCCCGGTGATGGTCCGCGAGCTGCCGAAGAGCCAGGCGGCGATCTCCGACGTCCATCGCTTCTGGGAGCAGACCGGGAGCTTCTACGCCCGCGGCATGGGCAACGACAGCATCACCGACCCGTTCATCG
Proteins encoded in this window:
- a CDS encoding 2-oxoacid:acceptor oxidoreductase family protein gives rise to the protein MDGNTAVIECERESSDAAGAYPITPSTQMGEYWAEAAASGHINISGRPLIFVEPEGEHAAAAVTAGLSMTGLRAANFSSGQGIAYMHESLYAAVGKRLTYVLNVGARAMTKSTLNVHAGHDDYHCVDDAGFFQLFAKNVQSAADLNIISHRIAELALNPGIIAQDGFLTTHLIESFKVPERELIAEYLGLPEDIIETPTPAQRILYGDTRRRIPLLWDVDNPVMAGLVQNQDSYMQSVASQRPYFFDHVQGLTDRAFEEFYKLTGRRYERVMGYRTEDADYLILGQGSVVPSAEAVADYLRETRGIKVGVVDLVMFRPFPSDLLGRVLKGRKGVAVLERLDQPLAVDLPLMREIRAVVARCLENGRDPKRLAHPELEVYRELADAPALYSGSFGMGSRDLQPEGLVAAVENMMPAGKQKKMFYLSIDFLRDKPISPKQEAYQQTIEEAYPNVRELAIRGSENPNLMPKGSISVRFHSVGGWGAITTGKNLAMTLFDLLGYHIKANPKYGSEKKGQPTTYYLSVAPEPIRINCEYFFVDVVMSPDPNVFHHTNALAGLKEGGVFILQTEQTAPEKVWQEIPPLFQQKILDQKIKVFYLDAFKIAREEASDTELQLRMQGIAFQGAFFAASPLKEQAGLDDATLLKAIRDQLQHKFGAKGARVVEDNMRVVQRGFDEVRPMPHFAVSVPVAGDRVAGSEPKIPVMVRELPKSQAAISDVHRFWEQTGSFYARGMGNDSITDPFI